The Betaproteobacteria bacterium sequence GCGTGGCGCTCGCCCGTGCGCTCGTGCAGGCGCCCGGGCTGCTCCTGCTCGACGAGCCGACCAACCATCTGGACCTCGACACGATCGACTGGCTCGAGCGTTTTCTCTCCGGCTTCGAAGGCACCGTCATAACCGTGACGCACGACCGCCGCTTTCTCGACCGCGTCGCCACCCGCATCGTCGAGCTCGACCGCGGCCGGCTGGTGAGCTTCGGTGGCAACTTTTCCGACTACCAGTCGGCGAAGGCGAAGCAACTCGCGGACGAGGCCACGCAGAACGAGAAGTTCGACCGGCTGCTGGCGCAGGAGGAAGTCTGGATCCGCAAGGGGATCGAGGCGCGCCGCACGCGCAACGAAGGTCGGGTGCGGCGCCTCGAAGCGCTGCGCCGCGAACGCGCGGCACGTCGCGATCGCATCGGTCGCGTGAAGCTCGAGCTGGCGGAGGGCGAACGCTCGGGGCAGCTCGTCGCGGAACTGCAGCACGTCGCCAAGCGCTTCGGCGAGCGCATCGTGATCCGCGATTTCGGCACGCGCATTTTGCGGGGCGATCGGGTCGGCATCGTCGGCCCGAACGGCGCCGGCAAGACGACGCTGCTCAAGATCATCCTGGGCGAGCTCGCGCCCGACGCGGGCAGCGTGCGGCTTGGCACGCGCGTGAGCGTCGCCTACTTCGACCAGTTGCGGATGCAGCTCGATGACGATGCCGCGCTCACCGACGTCGTCACGCAAGGTTCGGATTTCGTCGAGATCGACGGGGTGAAGCGGCACGTCATCGGCTATCTGGGGGATTTCCTGTTTCCAGCGGAGCGCGCACGTGCCAAGGTCTCGTCGCTTTCCGGCGGGGAGCGCAACCGTCTGCTGCTGGCGCGGCTCTTCTCGCGCCCGGCGAACGTGCTCGTGCTGGACGAGCCGACCAACGATCTCGACATCGACACGCTCGAACTGCTGGAGGACCTGCTGCAGGGCTATCGGGGCACCGTGTTCCTGGTGAGTCACGACCGCGCCTTTCTCGACAACGTCGTAACGCAGGTGATCGCCGTCGAGGGCGACGGCACCGTGCGCGAGTTCGCGGGCGGTTACGACGACTGGATGCGCTCCCGCAGCGCCGGCGCAGCGGAGGTGGCCCGGCCGGCGGCGCAGGCGGCGACACCGCCGGCAGCGGCAGCGCCACCGCGAGCGCGTCGCAGCCGCCTGTCCTTCAAGGAAACACAGGAGCTCGCAACGCTGCCCG is a genomic window containing:
- a CDS encoding ATP-binding cassette domain-containing protein is translated as MPILTLKQVSLAYGHWPMLDHADLVIEAGERIGLIGRNGTGKSSLLRLMAAQGEADEGEIWRASDLRIALVEQEPVLDEALTVFEAAAAGLGAVNEQLLEYHRLAALLAEGHDDAALLDRLHGAQERLEAGDGWRLTHRIESVLDALALAADAPVATLSGGVRRRVALARALVQAPGLLLLDEPTNHLDLDTIDWLERFLSGFEGTVITVTHDRRFLDRVATRIVELDRGRLVSFGGNFSDYQSAKAKQLADEATQNEKFDRLLAQEEVWIRKGIEARRTRNEGRVRRLEALRRERAARRDRIGRVKLELAEGERSGQLVAELQHVAKRFGERIVIRDFGTRILRGDRVGIVGPNGAGKTTLLKIILGELAPDAGSVRLGTRVSVAYFDQLRMQLDDDAALTDVVTQGSDFVEIDGVKRHVIGYLGDFLFPAERARAKVSSLSGGERNRLLLARLFSRPANVLVLDEPTNDLDIDTLELLEDLLQGYRGTVFLVSHDRAFLDNVVTQVIAVEGDGTVREFAGGYDDWMRSRSAGAAEVARPAAQAATPPAAAAPPRARRSRLSFKETQELATLPDRIAALEAEQKAIGEQLADPALYRERGSEVAPLQARFDAIECELLDLLARWEALDAESR